Proteins co-encoded in one Arachis hypogaea cultivar Tifrunner chromosome 11, arahy.Tifrunner.gnm2.J5K5, whole genome shotgun sequence genomic window:
- the LOC112722517 gene encoding two-component response regulator-like APRR1, giving the protein MEREDLNLNKDSNNNGVGGNNSKSGGDGFIDRSKVRILLCDNDSKSSEEVFTLLIRCSYQVVSVKSARQVIDALNAERQYIDIILAEVDLPIKKGMKMLKYIARDKELRRIPVIMMSAQDEVSIVVKCLKLGAADYLVKPLRTNELLNLWTHMWRRRRMLGLVENNILNYDFDLVVSDPSDANTNSTTLFSDDTDDKSKRSSNPEAGISIQQQEATVAMDIVVEEHPNSLVSPDVPGISDRRTGAQGQHQSYNNITEGYFSSAPKKSELRIGESSAFFTYVKATTIRSDIEEIVHLDKNATKQVRMEDMDQACAQERGNLQRPENGETLESHSQEDLPSSNSIPDSFSIERSCTPPASVEVSQQKHYKEEHRQGVVHPRNGSHGSEPDASSMNAHHAYPYYMSGVVNHVMMPSSAQLYQKNMQELQNHTSSSMIAQYNHLPHCPPHANGMTSFPYYPMGICLQPGQIPANHSWQQLGGSSSSEMKLSKVDRREAALMKFRQKRKERCFDKKIRYVNRKRLAERRPRVRGQFVRKLNGVNVDLNGHPASTDYDDEDDDEEEEDNHVANDSSPEDA; this is encoded by the exons ATGGAGAGGGAGGATCTGAATTTGAACAAAGATAGTAATAACAACGGTGTTGGAGGTAATAACAGTAAGAGTGGCGGTGATGGCTTCATTGACAGAAGCAAAGTTAGGATTTTGTTGTGTGATAACGATTCCAAGAGTTCCGAAGAGGTTTTTACTCTTCTAATTCGATGCTCTTATCAAG TTGTTTCTGTAAAGTCAGCAAGGCAAGTAATTGACGCACTGAATGCAGAGCGACAATATATAGACATCATACTAGCTGAAGTCGACCTTCCGATAAAAAAGGGCATGAAGATGCTTAAGTACATAGCACGCGACAAAGAATTGCGCCGAATTCCTGTTATAA TGATGTCTGCACAAGATGAGGTATCCATTGTTGTTAAGTGCTTGAAACTTGGAGCAGCAGACTATCTAGTTAAGCCTTTACGCACTAATGAACTATTAAATTTGTGGACGCACATGTGGAGAAGGAGACGCATG CTTGGACTTGTAGAGAACAACATCTTGAATTATGACTTTGACCTGGTAGTGTCTGACCCGAGCGATGCCAATACAAACAGTACCACCTTATTTTCTGATGACACAGATGATAAGTCCAAAAGAAGCAGTAATCCAGAGGCGGGAATATCTATCCAACAACAAGAG GCTACTGTTGCCATGGATATTGTTGTTGAGGAGCATCCTAATTCTTTGGTGTCGCCTGATGTGCCTGGAATTAGTGATCGCCGAACAG GTGCTCAGGGGCAGCATCAATCATACAACAATATTACTGAGG GTTATTTTTCATCTGCTCCAAAGAAGAGTGAACTAAGGATAGGAGAATCATCAGCCTTCTTCACTTATGTCAAAGCCACAACAATAAGGAGCGACATTGAAGAGATTGTTCATCTTGACAAGAATGCTACTAAACAAGTGAGGATGGAAGACATGGATCAAGCATGTGCTCAAGAGAGGGGTAACCTTCAAAGACCTGAGAATGGAGAGACACTTGAAAGCCATTCACAAGAGGACTTGCCCAGCAGCAATAGTATACCTGATTCTTTTTCTATTGAGAGATCTTGCACTCCTCCTGCATCAGTGGAAGTTTCACAGCAAAAGCATTACAAGGAAGAGCATCGTCAGGGTGTGGTGCATCCAAGAAATGGAAGCCATGGTTCCGAGCCTGATGCATCTAGCATGAATGCTCACCATGCTTATCCATATTATATGTCAGGAGTTGTTAATCATGTTATGATGCCATCGTCAGCACAACTGTATCAAAAGAATATGCAGGAGCTACAGAATCATACGAGTTCGTCTATGATTGCACAATACAATCATCTTCCCCACTGCCCTCCTCATGCAAACGGGATGACGTCCTTTCCATATTATCCAATGGGTATATGCTTACAGCCTGGTCAGATTCCTGCGAATCATTCATGGCAACAATTAGGAGGTTCGAGTTCATCAGAGATGAAATTAAGCAAAGTTGATAGAAGAGAAGCGGCGTTGATGAAGTTTAGACAGAAAAGGAAAGAACGTTGTTTTGATAAGAAAATTAGGTATGTCAATAGGAAACGACTGGCTGAGAGGCGGCCCCGTGTTAGGGGACAATTTGTCAGAAAGTTGAATGGTGTCAATGTGGATCTCAATGGACACCCTGCCTCCACTGATTATGATGACGAAGATGACGATGAGGAGGAAGAAGACAACCACGTAGCAAATGATTCCTCTCCTGAGGATGCATGA
- the LOC140176192 gene encoding pentatricopeptide repeat-containing protein At1g74900, mitochondrial-like, protein MLTWALLKPHKPKTPFSLSPRTFSACTHCPSPPQSTVKKDANAVAKLVLQSDPKTLSEALAKPTFQWSPHLVDRVLKLLWNHGPKALQFFNVLVRHPTYLHSPSSFDHAVNIAARMRDYQAAWALVVCMRSLSIGPTPKTLAILADHYASTGKVHWDVNVFLSMHHHGCRQVSL, encoded by the coding sequence atgcTCACTTGGGCACTGCTCAAACCCCATAAACCAAAAACCCCATTCTCGCTTTCGCCTCGAACATTTTCAGCCTGCACCCATTGTCCATCGCCACCCCAATCGACAGTAAAAAAAGACGCCAATGCTGTAGCCAAACTCGTCCTCCAATCAGACCCAAAAACCCTCTCCGAAGCCCTAGCAAAGCCTACCTTCCAATGGTCCCCGCACCTTGTCGATAGGGTTTTGAAGCTTCTATGGAACCACGGGCCCAAAGCCCTCCAATTCTTCAACGTCCTGGTCCGCCACCCGACCTACCTCCACTCCCCTTCTTCGTTCGACCACGCTGTTAACATCGCAGCACGCATGCGCGACTATCAGGCCGCGTGGGCCCTTGTGGTCTGCATGCGCTCTCTCAGCATTGGGCCCACTCCCAAGACCCTCGCCATCTTAGCCGACCACTATGCCTCCACTGGAAAAGTCCACTGGGATGTTAATGTGTTCCTGTCCATGCATCACCACGGCTGCCGCCAGGTATCACTATGA